In Mucilaginibacter celer, one DNA window encodes the following:
- a CDS encoding RNA polymerase sigma factor: MNPSHNEAQLIEQCRTDPAAFGQVFDRWYKPVFGYVMRRCGDYDLARDIAAETFLKAFLKIGLFKWKGISLSAWLYRIATNELNQYYRASKYKPESLQQLLENPQMEKLLHDHAGNEREIIEQELKAFDEYNRIRQNLLKLDIKYQEVIALRYFEQKSNTEISEILDKNEGTVKSLLSRGLEKLRNML, encoded by the coding sequence ATGAACCCAAGCCATAACGAAGCCCAGCTTATTGAACAATGCCGAACCGATCCGGCTGCTTTCGGGCAGGTGTTTGACCGTTGGTATAAGCCGGTTTTTGGTTACGTGATGCGCCGTTGCGGCGATTACGATTTGGCCCGCGATATTGCCGCCGAAACATTTCTGAAAGCTTTTTTAAAAATCGGTTTGTTTAAATGGAAGGGCATCAGTCTTTCAGCATGGCTTTACCGCATTGCCACCAACGAGCTTAACCAATACTATCGCGCCAGCAAATACAAACCCGAATCGTTACAGCAACTGCTCGAAAACCCGCAGATGGAAAAACTACTGCATGACCACGCCGGCAACGAGCGCGAAATAATAGAACAGGAACTCAAAGCCTTTGATGAATATAACCGCATCCGCCAAAACCTGCTGAAGTTGGATATCAAATACCAGGAGGTAATAGCCCTGCGCTATTTTGAACAGAAAAGCAATACCGAAATCAGCGAGATACTGGATAAAAACGAGGGCACGGTAAAATCGCTGCTATCGCGCGGGCTTGAAAAATTAAGAAATATGCTTTAA
- a CDS encoding outer membrane beta-barrel family protein produces the protein MKSIIHNIFFTLLLVAISWSASFAQQAKPAAKVSGSLVNEQGKPLDYASVSLLRASDSTLVKGALSNDAGVYVFDNIKAGNYVIKATVVGYKKAVSKAFTVAENSTHVTAPALNMHAGATELKGVTITASKPLVERKIDRTVMNVENSVLAAGNTAMEILERAPGVTVDKDDNISLKGKQGVTVMINDKLTYLTAAQLATLLRSTDGNTIKSIEIITNPSAKYDAAGNSGIINIKLKKNTQSGTNGSITVGGAKSQYWRDNSSLNLNHKQGNLNVFTSLSRGDNKRGHDIGINRIISDSLGNKTYFNQKSDMPSVNHYNNYRLGADYDLTSKHTIGFVVSGYSNSGKDLNDNTTIIGKQFGVADSSLRTTSDIRQTYKNFALNLNDRLKLDTSGQELSIDLDYSKFKNNSNAMYNTDYFLPDGSKQHDPQMLRNQTPSTISIYTGKADYAKPLTKTIKLEAGVKFSSVKTDNDLQAQIFANGAYRNDSTRTNRFIYDEKINAGYLNLNKQFKKFSIQIGIRAEQTRSTGNLIGSTPVKRSYLNWFPSAFINQTINDKNEVSFSYSRRIDRPGYDDLNPFVYYLDPYTYSQGNAFLNPQYTQNFEFNYTYNKTVNVSLGYSHTTDAITELILTEGKRSFETHQNLQTQTAYNINVNTPFTITKWWEGNVNLTSFYLGFKSDTLAGQKFNDGQWAFQGRATQTFKFAGYRFEVMGDYQSPLTYGIYKIRPRYSVDMGISKSFMEKKFNIKASCDDIFNIRRNDLSSQVVNNNFVIKQKNDTRVMRLTFTYNFGNSAIKMRQHRSGADDEKGRVKGNN, from the coding sequence ATGAAATCCATCATACACAACATATTTTTCACACTTCTGCTTGTTGCTATCAGTTGGAGTGCATCTTTTGCCCAGCAGGCCAAGCCCGCGGCAAAGGTATCAGGCTCGCTGGTAAACGAGCAGGGTAAACCGCTTGATTATGCCTCGGTAAGTCTTTTGCGCGCTTCCGACTCAACCCTGGTTAAAGGTGCGCTGAGCAACGATGCCGGTGTTTACGTTTTTGATAACATTAAAGCCGGCAATTATGTAATAAAGGCTACCGTTGTAGGCTATAAAAAAGCCGTAAGCAAGGCCTTCACCGTTGCCGAAAACTCAACCCACGTAACCGCCCCGGCCCTCAACATGCATGCGGGTGCCACCGAATTAAAAGGTGTAACCATTACCGCCAGCAAACCCCTGGTTGAACGCAAAATTGACCGCACCGTAATGAACGTTGAAAATAGCGTACTGGCGGCCGGCAACACGGCCATGGAAATTTTAGAACGCGCCCCCGGCGTTACCGTTGATAAGGATGATAACATCAGCCTGAAAGGCAAGCAGGGCGTAACCGTAATGATTAATGATAAGCTTACTTACCTAACGGCAGCGCAGCTGGCTACCCTGCTGCGCTCTACCGATGGTAATACCATTAAATCTATCGAGATCATTACCAATCCATCGGCCAAGTACGATGCCGCAGGTAACTCGGGCATTATCAACATCAAACTGAAAAAGAATACCCAATCGGGCACTAACGGCAGCATTACTGTTGGCGGGGCTAAAAGCCAGTACTGGCGCGATAACAGCAGCCTTAACCTTAACCACAAGCAAGGTAACCTTAACGTGTTTACCTCATTAAGTAGGGGCGATAACAAACGCGGGCACGATATAGGCATTAACCGCATCATCAGCGATTCGTTGGGCAATAAAACCTATTTCAACCAAAAATCGGATATGCCAAGCGTTAATCATTATAACAATTACCGCCTCGGTGCCGATTATGATCTTACCTCTAAACATACCATCGGCTTTGTGGTAAGCGGCTACTCCAACAGCGGAAAAGATCTGAACGACAACACTACTATAATAGGTAAACAATTTGGCGTGGCCGATTCGTCATTGCGTACCACATCGGATATCCGCCAAACCTATAAAAACTTTGCGCTTAATCTTAACGACAGGCTTAAACTGGACACCAGCGGACAGGAATTGAGCATTGACCTGGATTACTCGAAATTTAAAAACAACTCGAACGCGATGTACAATACTGACTATTTTTTACCGGATGGCAGTAAACAGCACGATCCGCAGATGTTGCGTAACCAAACCCCATCAACCATCAGTATTTATACGGGCAAAGCCGATTATGCCAAACCGCTTACCAAAACCATTAAGCTGGAAGCCGGCGTAAAATTCAGCAGTGTTAAAACCGATAATGATTTGCAGGCGCAAATTTTTGCTAACGGTGCCTACAGAAACGATAGTACGCGTACCAACCGTTTTATTTACGACGAAAAAATTAACGCCGGATACCTGAACCTGAACAAGCAGTTCAAAAAGTTTTCTATACAGATAGGTATCCGCGCCGAGCAAACCCGTTCAACCGGTAACCTTATTGGCAGCACGCCGGTGAAAAGGAGTTATTTAAACTGGTTCCCGAGCGCATTCATCAACCAAACCATTAATGATAAAAACGAGGTGAGTTTTTCTTACAGCCGCCGTATCGATCGCCCGGGTTATGATGATCTGAACCCATTTGTTTATTACCTGGATCCATACACCTACTCGCAGGGTAACGCATTCCTTAATCCGCAATACACGCAAAACTTCGAGTTTAACTATACCTATAATAAAACCGTTAACGTAAGCCTTGGTTACAGCCACACCACCGATGCTATTACCGAACTGATTTTAACCGAAGGCAAGCGCTCGTTCGAAACGCACCAGAACCTGCAAACACAAACCGCTTACAACATTAACGTTAATACACCTTTTACCATCACCAAATGGTGGGAAGGTAACGTAAACCTCACTTCATTCTACCTCGGCTTTAAATCAGACACGCTGGCCGGGCAAAAATTTAACGACGGGCAGTGGGCTTTCCAGGGCCGTGCTACGCAAACCTTTAAATTTGCAGGCTACCGTTTTGAAGTGATGGGCGACTACCAATCACCTTTAACTTATGGTATTTATAAAATAAGACCGCGTTATTCGGTTGATATGGGCATCAGCAAATCATTTATGGAGAAGAAATTCAACATCAAGGCATCATGCGATGACATTTTTAATATTCGCCGCAATGATTTAAGCAGCCAGGTGGTTAATAATAACTTTGTTATTAAACAGAAAAACGACACCCGCGTGATGCGCCTTACCTTTACCTATAATTTTGGCAACAGCGCCATCAAAATGCGCCAGCACCGCAGCGGTGCCGATGATGAAAAGGGCAGGGTGAAAGGGAATAATTAG
- the trmD gene encoding tRNA (guanosine(37)-N1)-methyltransferase TrmD, protein MRFDIISVLPGLLESPFAHSILQRAQKKGISEIVVHNLRDYATNKQKSVDDYPYGGGSGMVMTIPPFAACIEKLKSEREYDEIIFMSPDGETLNQAIANQLSIKKNIIILCGHYKGIDQRIRDIYVTREISIGDYVLSGGELPAAVLVDAVVRLIPGVLSDETSALSDSFQDDLLDAPVYTRPADWNGHKVPDILLGGNTPEIEKWRHEQALERTRLRRPDLLGEGE, encoded by the coding sequence ATGCGTTTTGATATCATCTCTGTTTTGCCCGGTTTGCTCGAAAGTCCTTTTGCTCACTCAATTTTACAGCGTGCGCAAAAAAAAGGTATTTCTGAAATTGTAGTCCATAACCTGCGCGACTATGCTACCAATAAGCAAAAAAGCGTGGATGATTATCCTTACGGCGGCGGCAGCGGCATGGTAATGACCATTCCGCCTTTTGCAGCCTGTATTGAAAAGCTAAAATCAGAACGGGAATACGACGAGATCATTTTTATGAGCCCAGATGGCGAAACCCTTAACCAGGCTATAGCCAACCAACTCTCCATCAAAAAAAACATCATTATACTTTGCGGCCATTACAAGGGGATAGATCAGCGCATCCGTGATATTTATGTAACCCGCGAAATCTCGATAGGCGATTATGTGCTTTCGGGCGGTGAACTACCCGCCGCGGTACTGGTTGATGCCGTAGTGAGGCTCATCCCGGGCGTACTGAGCGACGAAACATCGGCCCTGTCGGATTCCTTCCAGGATGATCTCTTGGATGCCCCTGTATACACCCGCCCCGCCGACTGGAACGGCCACAAAGTGCCCGACATCCTGTTAGGCGGCAACACCCCCGAAATAGAAAAATGGCGTCACGAACAGGCGCTGGAGCGGACGAGGCTGAGAAGGCCTGATTTGTTGGGGGAAGGTGAGTAG
- a CDS encoding PadR family transcriptional regulator, with product MIVENTQTQMRKGILEYCILSIIAKGETYASDIIAELKKAQLLVVEGTLYPLLTRLKNNGLLTYNWVESISGPPRKYYVLSDEGRSVLEQLDKTWQELVFAVQTAIGERK from the coding sequence ATGATCGTAGAAAACACTCAAACCCAAATGAGGAAAGGCATACTGGAGTACTGCATTCTTTCCATCATAGCTAAGGGCGAAACATATGCATCAGACATCATTGCTGAACTTAAGAAAGCCCAACTGCTTGTAGTTGAGGGTACTCTGTATCCTCTTTTAACCCGCCTAAAAAATAACGGCCTGCTCACTTACAACTGGGTCGAGTCCATTTCCGGGCCTCCCCGAAAGTACTATGTCCTGTCTGACGAGGGCCGGTCGGTGCTTGAACAATTGGATAAAACCTGGCAGGAACTGGTATTTGCCGTGCAAACAGCTATCGGCGAGAGAAAATAA
- a CDS encoding PspC domain-containing protein: protein MNKTIIININGMVFHIEEDAYEVLKNYMTDVKRHFSTSEDSLEITTDIENRIAEMFNEILAAEARQVIVDADVKKVVEQMGSVQDFETAENDAKDPRNPFSSYNTERRRLFRDPDDHLVSGVCAGIANYFDISPVWVRLAFAILVPFAAIGLIIYTILWMVVPKAITRADRMAMKGEKQDLKGFKKNFEEELSTVRGNLQNLKHEAKPFIYQLRDLLSDIFHHLAAFIRGTGNIVGKIIAAAILIGCFGMAVALIISLIGLFAAGNMGIYNVFPFNIANHQANGIFMVAGFLLLSIPLLAIILMTIGFIFKKVSFNRSIGTTLLCIWLASLGAVTYYGIKTAANFREGGRFTQTIKLKPTTNNVYYLRLNDTKYLSNEDSTRLRINDRFKGMIILDDDFNGSDGPYHSVNIDIEKSDVAQPTLVETFSARGTDLEDALTNARAATYRFDQRDSVLNFDRHISTPKGFLWRGQEVHLTLKLPLNAKVIIDDKLDRNLNFNLYECKTTNNNDQGSTAEFVMTTTGLECKISPVVAAKAKADSLKAIAADTARTE from the coding sequence ATGAACAAAACAATCATCATAAATATTAACGGCATGGTTTTTCACATTGAAGAAGATGCCTACGAGGTACTGAAAAACTACATGACCGATGTAAAGCGTCATTTTTCAACCTCAGAAGATAGCCTCGAGATCACAACCGACATTGAAAACCGTATTGCCGAAATGTTTAACGAGATCCTGGCTGCCGAAGCCAGGCAGGTTATTGTGGATGCCGACGTAAAAAAGGTGGTAGAGCAAATGGGCTCGGTACAGGATTTTGAAACCGCAGAAAACGATGCTAAAGATCCGCGTAATCCATTTTCTTCATATAACACCGAACGCCGCAGGCTTTTCCGCGATCCGGACGATCATTTGGTAAGCGGCGTTTGCGCAGGTATTGCCAATTACTTTGATATCAGCCCGGTATGGGTGCGCCTGGCCTTTGCTATCCTGGTACCTTTTGCCGCCATCGGCCTTATTATATATACTATATTATGGATGGTAGTGCCCAAAGCCATCACCCGCGCCGACCGCATGGCTATGAAAGGCGAAAAACAGGACCTGAAAGGTTTTAAAAAGAACTTTGAGGAAGAGTTAAGCACCGTACGCGGAAACCTGCAAAACTTAAAACACGAAGCAAAACCATTTATATACCAGCTGCGCGATTTGTTAAGTGATATTTTTCATCATCTGGCCGCTTTTATCAGAGGTACCGGTAATATAGTGGGTAAAATTATTGCTGCCGCTATTTTAATAGGCTGTTTCGGGATGGCTGTGGCGCTTATCATATCGTTAATCGGGTTGTTTGCCGCCGGTAACATGGGGATCTATAATGTATTCCCTTTTAATATTGCCAATCACCAGGCCAACGGTATATTTATGGTAGCAGGCTTCCTGTTATTATCTATCCCATTGCTTGCCATCATTTTAATGACCATTGGGTTTATATTTAAAAAGGTATCCTTCAACCGTTCTATCGGCACTACCTTATTATGTATCTGGCTGGCATCTTTGGGCGCAGTAACGTATTATGGTATAAAAACCGCAGCCAACTTTCGCGAGGGCGGCAGGTTTACCCAAACCATTAAACTGAAACCAACAACCAATAATGTTTATTACCTGCGCTTAAATGATACCAAATATTTAAGCAATGAGGATAGCACCCGCCTGCGCATTAATGATCGCTTTAAAGGCATGATCATACTGGATGATGATTTTAACGGATCGGACGGACCGTATCACAGTGTAAATATTGATATTGAAAAAAGCGATGTGGCCCAGCCAACCCTGGTTGAAACCTTCAGCGCCCGCGGTACCGACCTGGAAGATGCACTTACCAACGCCCGCGCCGCCACCTACCGTTTTGACCAGAGAGATTCGGTACTGAACTTTGATCGCCATATTTCAACCCCTAAAGGCTTTTTATGGAGAGGGCAGGAAGTTCATTTAACCTTAAAACTGCCGCTTAACGCCAAAGTAATTATTGACGATAAGCTTGATCGTAACTTAAACTTCAACTTGTACGAGTGCAAAACCACCAACAATAATGACCAGGGCAGCACCGCCGAGTTTGTGATGACAACTACCGGTCTCGAATGCAAAATATCGCCGGTGGTTGCCGCCAAAGCAAAAGCCGATAGCCTTAAGGCCATCGCTGCGGATACTGCCCGTACAGAGTAA
- a CDS encoding helix-turn-helix transcriptional regulator, with protein sequence MKNNIRVERAIKNITQAELAELIGVSRQTINTIESNRYVPSTVLALKIARVFGKPVEEIFSLDEED encoded by the coding sequence ATGAAAAACAACATCAGGGTGGAGCGGGCCATCAAAAACATAACCCAGGCCGAACTGGCCGAACTGATAGGCGTATCGCGGCAAACCATCAATACCATCGAAAGCAACAGGTACGTACCATCAACCGTGCTGGCTTTAAAAATAGCCCGTGTATTTGGCAAGCCGGTTGAGGAAATTTTTAGCCTGGACGAAGAAGATTAA
- the rplS gene encoding 50S ribosomal protein L19, producing the protein MDLVKFVEEQSVEKKQLPTFKAGDTVSVHYKIREGNKERVQVYQGVVIQRNSTGVTETFTVRKVSNGIGVERIFPVNSPNIDKIEVNSVGKVRRSKLYYLRALTGKAARIKSKRV; encoded by the coding sequence ATGGATTTAGTAAAATTTGTTGAAGAGCAATCAGTAGAAAAAAAGCAGCTTCCAACCTTCAAAGCTGGTGATACTGTAAGTGTTCACTATAAAATCAGAGAAGGAAATAAAGAACGTGTTCAGGTTTACCAAGGTGTTGTTATTCAGCGCAACAGTACTGGTGTAACTGAAACTTTTACTGTACGCAAAGTATCAAATGGTATTGGCGTTGAGCGTATCTTCCCTGTTAACTCTCCAAACATCGACAAGATTGAGGTTAACAGCGTAGGTAAAGTTCGTCGTTCAAAACTTTACTACCTGCGTGCCCTTACCGGCAAAGCTGCCCGTATCAAATCAAAACGCGTTTAA
- a CDS encoding VOC family protein — MAKQPTFGNGKICYIEIPAIDIPTSAKFFETVFGWNVRTDNHGFAAFDDVVGEVSGMWVTGREPMGKAGLLISIMVDDAATAVKLIEANGGIIIKPVDKESSEITAHFTDPAGNLWGIYQHGG; from the coding sequence ATGGCGAAGCAACCTACTTTCGGTAACGGCAAGATCTGCTACATCGAGATCCCGGCCATTGATATACCAACCTCGGCAAAGTTTTTTGAAACTGTTTTTGGATGGAATGTGCGAACGGATAATCACGGCTTCGCGGCCTTTGATGACGTCGTCGGCGAAGTAAGCGGCATGTGGGTAACCGGCAGGGAACCAATGGGCAAGGCTGGCTTGCTGATATCTATTATGGTTGATGATGCCGCAACAGCTGTTAAATTAATAGAAGCTAACGGCGGGATAATTATTAAACCGGTAGACAAGGAATCATCCGAAATTACCGCTCACTTTACGGATCCGGCCGGTAATTTATGGGGAATTTATCAGCACGGAGGATAA
- a CDS encoding VOC family protein, with translation MATKPAFAPQLAIPHGVTDISFYINALGAVELRRFSNDDGSIHVSELSINGTLFHLHEETERTAVLCPDTIKATSVTIGLFVDDVHAVMEQARQAGAKVASEVQDYDYGYRQGDFVDPFGHRWMIEKAI, from the coding sequence ATGGCAACAAAACCAGCTTTCGCACCACAGTTGGCCATTCCGCATGGCGTAACTGACATTAGTTTTTATATTAACGCCTTAGGCGCTGTCGAGCTGCGCCGTTTCAGTAATGATGACGGCAGCATCCACGTATCCGAATTATCGATAAATGGCACCCTATTCCACCTGCACGAAGAAACAGAGCGCACGGCCGTACTTTGCCCCGATACCATTAAAGCCACAAGCGTAACCATCGGTCTTTTTGTTGATGATGTGCACGCGGTAATGGAGCAGGCAAGGCAAGCCGGTGCTAAAGTTGCCTCGGAGGTACAGGATTATGATTACGGCTACCGCCAGGGCGATTTTGTTGACCCCTTTGGGCACAGGTGGATGATTGAGAAAGCGATATAG
- a CDS encoding SusC/RagA family TonB-linked outer membrane protein, translating into MKKLLLVSLCLLVLSITQVFAQNRTVTGTVTAKDDGLPIPGVTVKVKGSTIGTQTNAAGKFSLSIPANATLVFSFISYETQEIASGQRLTFNVVLVSASKQLGEVVVQGALGVKKQARAVGYASTNVDNKLLTEAKVTNAANGLTGKIAGLQVNTVNNGVNPDTRIVLRGNRSINGNNQALIVVDGTPVSNAFLNQINPNDIDNITVLKGAGASAVYGSEGSNGVVLVTTKRGGGVPTVTYSNTTQVENFSYFPKLQRQFGGGAGEIIDPLTGAYGYVPYENQSFGPLFDGSTVPLGAPRSDGSTPMVKYSSTGKDPRLAVFNTGLTEQNDISYQYGDDKGTFFFSAQDVYTKGVVPNDRNRRDGITVAGSRNYGIFKTDYRVQYTQTNTSVSGPDFFQGRGFYWNVLNQQANAPLTDYKDLNSRYGSVDGFYNAYYPNPYWQTVNSRQVTRKDALIGNATISINPVKWFEASYKVSASYGWQQYRATNAQVDFSPYAIADTYTDADGNTYRTGNIASQVKFKPGSVADADVFGDGTGNGYSRLQGDLFLNFKHKIGDFTGSLLLGNSIYTKKLKFVQNGANNLLLKDFYNLAYRTGDVTASTGYLEQNLVGFLGDFNLSYKDWAFLEVTGRRDKTSLLSKQNRSFFYPSAKLSLVLTDAIPSLKKIDFLSYLKVRGSYSKVGQVDVSPYALQNVFASAGGYPYGSIASVALSSNLNNPNLKPELSYEQEYGLELGLFDNRIYINSSYYNTHTKNQTFGVAISPATGYSTAVQNAGELQNKGWEFEVKASPVVKSGGFSWDLGANFSIYNSKVLSLLPGVQSFNIPFASGAKSTSYAIVGKPYPMIMGTDVNRDPQGHVIVDAISGLPSLNQTNQELGNAAPKYILGFNTAFRYKFVTLSAVAEYRGGYSIYNAVGRALNFTGTSAISASAGRQPFVYPNSVIQTGANTYVPNTNVSVNDGNAGFWTNSAYYTSTATYVSSAAFWKLREVALNFDLYQFIKGQKYIKGLTFGLVGRNLLMFRPKSNPWTDPEYSVDNSNAVGITTEDQTPPTRIYGANLTVKF; encoded by the coding sequence ATGAAAAAACTTCTACTCGTAAGTTTGTGCTTGCTTGTGTTGTCTATAACACAGGTATTCGCGCAAAACCGTACAGTTACTGGTACGGTTACGGCCAAAGACGACGGCCTACCCATCCCGGGAGTAACAGTAAAGGTGAAAGGTTCTACCATCGGAACCCAAACCAACGCAGCCGGTAAATTCTCTCTCAGCATCCCGGCAAATGCAACCCTTGTTTTCTCGTTCATCAGCTACGAAACACAGGAAATTGCTTCAGGGCAGCGTTTAACTTTCAATGTTGTTTTGGTTAGTGCCAGCAAACAACTTGGTGAGGTTGTTGTGCAGGGCGCCCTTGGTGTTAAAAAGCAAGCCAGGGCTGTTGGTTATGCTTCAACAAACGTTGACAATAAATTGTTAACCGAAGCTAAGGTTACCAACGCTGCTAACGGTTTAACCGGTAAAATTGCAGGTTTGCAGGTAAACACGGTAAACAACGGCGTTAACCCGGATACCCGTATCGTATTACGTGGTAACAGGAGTATCAACGGTAACAACCAGGCGCTGATTGTTGTTGACGGTACACCGGTAAGTAATGCCTTCCTTAACCAGATCAACCCTAACGATATCGATAACATTACCGTACTTAAAGGTGCCGGTGCATCGGCTGTTTACGGTTCTGAAGGTTCGAACGGTGTGGTTTTGGTAACTACCAAACGTGGTGGCGGCGTACCAACTGTTACTTACAGCAACACAACACAGGTTGAAAATTTCTCTTACTTCCCAAAACTGCAAAGGCAGTTTGGCGGTGGCGCAGGCGAGATCATCGATCCTTTAACCGGTGCTTACGGTTATGTGCCTTACGAAAACCAATCATTTGGTCCGTTATTTGATGGTTCAACTGTACCACTGGGTGCACCTCGCTCTGATGGTTCAACTCCTATGGTTAAATATTCATCAACCGGTAAAGATCCTCGTTTAGCCGTATTTAACACCGGCTTAACCGAGCAAAATGATATCTCTTACCAATACGGTGATGATAAAGGTACTTTCTTCTTCTCGGCACAGGATGTATATACTAAAGGCGTGGTACCTAACGACAGGAACCGCCGCGATGGTATCACTGTAGCCGGTTCAAGAAACTATGGTATCTTCAAAACTGATTACCGTGTTCAGTACACTCAAACCAATACAAGCGTTTCGGGTCCTGACTTTTTCCAGGGTCGTGGTTTTTACTGGAACGTACTTAACCAGCAAGCTAACGCGCCTTTAACAGATTATAAAGATCTGAACAGCAGGTATGGCAGCGTTGATGGTTTTTACAACGCATACTATCCAAACCCATACTGGCAAACAGTTAACTCGCGCCAGGTAACCCGTAAAGACGCCCTTATCGGTAACGCAACTATCTCGATTAACCCGGTAAAATGGTTCGAGGCTTCATATAAGGTGTCTGCATCTTACGGCTGGCAGCAGTACAGGGCAACAAATGCACAGGTTGATTTTAGCCCTTATGCAATTGCCGATACTTATACCGATGCTGATGGTAATACTTACCGTACAGGTAACATCGCTTCGCAGGTTAAATTTAAACCAGGCAGTGTTGCCGATGCCGATGTATTTGGCGACGGTACCGGTAACGGCTACTCTCGTTTACAAGGCGACTTGTTCCTGAACTTTAAACATAAGATAGGTGATTTTACCGGTAGCTTATTATTGGGTAACTCTATCTATACCAAAAAACTTAAATTTGTACAAAACGGTGCAAACAACCTGTTGCTGAAAGATTTTTACAACTTAGCTTACCGTACAGGTGATGTTACAGCAAGTACAGGCTATCTTGAGCAAAACCTGGTTGGTTTCTTAGGCGATTTTAACTTAAGCTACAAAGACTGGGCTTTCTTAGAGGTAACCGGTCGTAGAGATAAAACTTCTTTGTTATCAAAACAAAACAGGTCTTTCTTCTACCCATCAGCAAAACTATCATTGGTGTTAACTGATGCTATCCCATCTTTAAAGAAAATTGATTTCTTATCATACTTAAAAGTAAGGGGAAGCTATAGTAAGGTAGGTCAGGTTGATGTAAGCCCATATGCATTACAAAACGTATTTGCAAGTGCCGGCGGTTATCCTTATGGCAGCATTGCATCGGTAGCGCTAAGCTCAAACTTAAATAACCCTAACCTTAAGCCCGAGTTATCATACGAGCAGGAATATGGTTTGGAGTTAGGTTTGTTTGATAACCGGATCTACATCAACTCAAGCTACTATAACACCCATACTAAAAACCAAACTTTTGGTGTAGCGATTTCACCTGCTACAGGTTACTCAACAGCAGTACAAAACGCGGGCGAGCTACAAAACAAAGGCTGGGAGTTTGAGGTAAAAGCATCTCCGGTTGTTAAATCTGGTGGTTTCTCATGGGATTTAGGTGCTAACTTCTCTATCTACAACTCAAAAGTATTATCATTATTGCCAGGTGTTCAGTCGTTTAATATCCCATTTGCCAGCGGCGCAAAAAGTACGAGCTACGCTATAGTAGGTAAGCCTTACCCGATGATTATGGGTACCGATGTTAACCGCGATCCGCAAGGGCATGTTATTGTTGATGCCATCAGTGGTTTACCTTCACTTAACCAAACTAACCAGGAATTGGGTAATGCCGCTCCAAAATATATCTTAGGTTTCAATACTGCTTTCAGGTACAAATTTGTTACCTTATCTGCAGTGGCCGAATACCGTGGCGGTTACAGCATCTACAACGCTGTGGGCAGGGCCTTAAACTTTACCGGTACATCAGCTATCTCTGCTTCTGCAGGCCGTCAGCCTTTTGTTTATCCAAACTCTGTTATCCAAACAGGTGCTAACACTTACGTGCCAAACACCAATGTATCAGTTAACGATGGCAACGCCGGATTCTGGACTAACTCGGCTTACTATACTTCAACAGCTACTTATGTAAGCAGCGCTGCTTTCTGGAAGCTGAGGGAGGTTGCCCTGAATTTTGATCTTTACCAGTTTATTAAAGGCCAGAAATATATTAAAGGTTTAACATTTGGTTTAGTAGGCCGTAACCTGTTAATGTTCAGGCCGAAAAGCAACCCATGGACAGATCCTGAATATAGCGTAGATAACTCGAACGCTGTTGGTATAACCACAGAAGATCAAACTCCGCCAACAAGGATTTACGGAGCAAATCTTACTGTTAAATTTTAA